From one Magnetofaba australis IT-1 genomic stretch:
- a CDS encoding single-stranded DNA-binding protein produces MSAPSNHVVLQGALQESVEMRYTPAGAPIATLMLLHEGPADGVALLERLHLLIPVRVIGDLAHRCDGLQPGQLLRVEGGLNQPKRTRNGALSWGKMELIARRLEILPPAQSQTSSAQSVTD; encoded by the coding sequence GTGAGCGCCCCCAGCAACCATGTGGTTCTCCAGGGCGCGCTGCAAGAGTCGGTGGAAATGCGCTACACCCCGGCGGGCGCGCCCATCGCCACCCTCATGCTGTTGCATGAAGGCCCGGCGGATGGGGTGGCCCTGTTGGAGCGGTTGCACCTGTTGATTCCCGTGCGCGTGATCGGCGATTTGGCCCATCGATGCGACGGTCTGCAACCCGGGCAACTCCTGCGTGTGGAGGGCGGGCTCAATCAGCCCAAACGCACCCGCAATGGCGCTCTGAGCTGGGGCAAAATGGAATTGATCGCGCGGCGGCTGGAGATTCTGCCGCCTGCGCAGTCGCAAACGAGTTCGGCGCAGTCCGTAACAGACTGA
- the rpsR gene encoding 30S ribosomal protein S18, protein MSEQASGPSRGGEGKPEGRGGRPAGGRPMGGGARRPFFRRRKVCPFCADKTLRIDYKDPKMLSRFITERGKMVPSRITGVCATHQRKLSVAIKQARNIALLPFLVG, encoded by the coding sequence ATGAGCGAACAAGCTTCCGGCCCCTCGCGCGGTGGTGAAGGCAAACCCGAAGGTCGCGGCGGTCGTCCCGCCGGTGGTCGCCCCATGGGCGGCGGCGCGCGTCGTCCCTTCTTCCGTCGTCGCAAAGTGTGCCCGTTCTGCGCCGACAAGACCCTGCGCATCGACTACAAAGATCCCAAGATGCTCTCCCGCTTCATCACTGAGCGGGGCAAGATGGTGCCCAGCCGCATCACCGGCGTGTGCGCCACCCACCAGCGTAAGCTGTCGGTGGCCATCAAGCAGGCGCGCAACATCGCTCTGCTGCCTTTCCTGGTGGGCTGA
- a CDS encoding DUF2232 domain-containing protein, with product MKRLTANPYGAGLLTALCLVLPLYAPAAFFPLLGIAGLPVFLAGLQGDAKSALIALGLGVTAQTLVTSDVQALGLTLVLIGVAPVVGAWLMRRGWRFFHLASGCYLLALAALLLMVVFAPLFGAEIESAVRQALQTQEASILQTLENSKGVAATDLANVQAELRAFFDIIARFFPLIVVQGWLLIQLVTMGLGALLMKRWEPQFPLEFSAFRAFAMPFNWVWPAIVLGLAAAFLPGDSFIGAAALNLVFFWILPYLAQGVAIAEALFAKRQVGGWVRGVFYAALIWWVEFNIAITMVGVFDSWFHFRERFKDDD from the coding sequence ATGAAACGGCTCACCGCCAACCCTTATGGCGCCGGTTTGCTTACCGCGCTGTGTCTGGTTCTGCCGCTGTATGCGCCCGCAGCATTCTTTCCGCTGTTGGGAATCGCTGGCTTGCCGGTGTTTTTGGCCGGATTACAGGGCGACGCAAAATCGGCGCTGATTGCGCTGGGGTTGGGGGTGACCGCTCAAACCCTGGTGACCAGCGATGTGCAGGCTCTGGGGTTAACGCTGGTTTTGATTGGCGTCGCGCCTGTGGTTGGCGCTTGGTTGATGCGCCGGGGCTGGCGTTTTTTCCACTTGGCCTCGGGCTGCTATCTGCTGGCTCTGGCCGCACTGCTGCTCATGGTGGTGTTTGCGCCCCTGTTTGGCGCAGAGATCGAGTCGGCGGTGCGCCAGGCGCTGCAAACCCAGGAGGCCTCCATCCTGCAAACCTTGGAGAACTCCAAAGGCGTTGCAGCGACGGATTTGGCCAATGTGCAAGCTGAGCTGCGCGCGTTCTTCGATATCATCGCGCGCTTCTTTCCCCTGATTGTGGTGCAGGGGTGGTTGCTGATCCAGTTGGTCACCATGGGGCTGGGCGCTTTGTTGATGAAGCGTTGGGAGCCGCAGTTTCCGCTGGAGTTCTCAGCATTCCGTGCGTTCGCCATGCCGTTCAACTGGGTGTGGCCCGCCATTGTGCTGGGATTGGCGGCGGCTTTCCTGCCGGGAGACTCCTTCATCGGCGCTGCAGCGTTGAATCTGGTGTTCTTCTGGATCCTGCCCTATCTGGCGCAGGGGGTGGCCATCGCTGAGGCGCTGTTTGCCAAGCGGCAAGTGGGCGGTTGGGTGCGCGGCGTCTTCTATGCCGCGCTGATCTGGTGGGTTGAGTTCAATATCGCGATCACGATGGTGGGGGTGTTTGACTCCTGGTTTCACTTTCGTGAACGCTTCAAAGATGACGACTGA
- the rplI gene encoding 50S ribosomal protein L9, with the protein MQVILLEKIGKLGDLGQTVSVRPGFGRNFLIPQGKALPATAANQARFDADRADYEARQAKILAEAEALAAKLDEIEVKLARPAGAMDKLFGSVTNADIASYLKEQDVTVARNLIDVLQPIRTLGEHPVRIRLHPDVVREFDVIVEREVKQ; encoded by the coding sequence ATGCAAGTGATCCTGTTGGAAAAAATCGGCAAGCTGGGCGATCTGGGACAGACCGTCAGCGTGCGTCCCGGCTTCGGCCGCAACTTCCTGATCCCGCAAGGCAAGGCGCTGCCCGCCACGGCGGCCAATCAGGCCCGTTTTGACGCCGATCGCGCTGACTATGAAGCGCGTCAGGCAAAAATCCTCGCCGAAGCCGAAGCGCTAGCCGCCAAGCTCGACGAGATTGAAGTGAAACTGGCGCGTCCCGCCGGAGCCATGGATAAGCTGTTCGGCTCGGTGACCAACGCCGACATCGCCTCCTACCTCAAAGAGCAGGACGTGACCGTGGCGCGTAACCTCATCGACGTGTTGCAGCCGATCCGCACCCTGGGCGAACACCCGGTGCGCATCCGTCTGCACCCCGACGTGGTGCGTGAGTTCGATGTCATCGTCGAGCGTGAAGTGAAGCAGTAA
- a CDS encoding FmdB family zinc ribbon protein encodes MPLYDYKCDSCGHTFEVNHRMSETPEISCAQCDSKQVRKILSTGGILGSTKMGQSDAPAPSPCAGGGCASGMCGLS; translated from the coding sequence ATGCCTTTGTATGATTACAAATGCGACAGCTGTGGCCACACTTTTGAAGTCAACCACCGCATGAGCGAAACTCCGGAGATCTCTTGCGCCCAGTGCGACTCCAAGCAAGTGCGCAAGATCCTCTCCACCGGCGGCATTCTCGGCTCCACCAAAATGGGCCAATCCGATGCGCCAGCGCCCTCGCCTTGTGCGGGCGGCGGTTGCGCATCGGGAATGTGCGGCCTCTCCTGA
- a CDS encoding potassium channel family protein, whose protein sequence is MVNTIGIIGFMAIDGYPFLDAVYQTVFTLTTVGYQETHPISNVGKLFVVLLILGGVLVWTYALGLTINIIVKEDLIGKLRESLMEYQVKQFRQHFIIVGYTEIARETIMMLDKQSIPYVVVDDDPERIAQANEDQIDQILPLNPFLNESYRRANVQEARGLITAFNEDSDNITAVVTGRIMEEETGNELLIITIATHHEARGKMLKVGADVVILPNELIGQRISAMALHPPDPEHSSFLDKVAFGEFLNLDIREVRIGRGARLDGVTIRESGVRDAIGAHILGIRKRGRKRLLMMPNPDIHITRGDQVLIMGTLAQLEKLPAFLHPEGKPPDPHHHFDASPPQLEGPDGDDEIPEDVVPVAQESVDTATEKSS, encoded by the coding sequence ATGGTCAACACCATTGGCATCATTGGCTTCATGGCCATTGACGGCTACCCCTTTCTGGACGCCGTCTACCAAACGGTGTTCACGCTGACCACGGTGGGGTATCAGGAGACCCACCCCATCTCCAATGTCGGCAAACTGTTTGTGGTGCTGCTCATCCTGGGCGGCGTGTTGGTGTGGACCTATGCTCTGGGTCTGACCATCAACATCATCGTCAAAGAGGATCTGATCGGTAAACTGCGGGAGTCGCTCATGGAGTATCAGGTCAAGCAGTTCCGTCAGCACTTCATCATCGTGGGTTACACCGAGATCGCCCGCGAGACCATCATGATGCTCGATAAGCAGAGCATCCCCTATGTGGTGGTGGATGACGATCCTGAGCGTATCGCCCAGGCCAATGAGGATCAGATCGACCAGATCCTGCCCCTTAACCCCTTCCTGAACGAGAGCTACCGGCGCGCCAATGTGCAGGAGGCGCGCGGATTGATCACCGCCTTCAATGAGGACTCCGATAACATCACCGCCGTGGTGACCGGGCGCATCATGGAGGAGGAGACCGGCAACGAGCTGCTCATCATCACCATCGCCACCCACCATGAAGCGCGCGGCAAGATGCTCAAAGTGGGCGCTGACGTGGTGATTCTGCCCAATGAACTGATCGGCCAACGCATCTCCGCCATGGCGTTGCATCCGCCAGACCCGGAACACAGCAGCTTTCTGGACAAAGTGGCGTTTGGCGAATTCCTCAATCTGGACATTCGTGAGGTGCGCATTGGTCGCGGCGCGCGTCTGGACGGGGTGACCATTCGCGAGTCCGGCGTGCGCGACGCCATTGGCGCGCACATTCTGGGCATTCGTAAACGGGGCCGCAAACGCCTGTTGATGATGCCCAATCCGGATATCCATATTACCCGGGGCGACCAGGTGTTGATTATGGGGACTTTGGCGCAGTTGGAGAAGTTGCCCGCCTTCCTGCACCCGGAAGGCAAGCCGCCGGACCCACACCACCATTTTGACGCCAGCCCTCCGCAACTGGAGGGGCCCGATGGCGATGACGAAATCCCCGAAGATGTTGTCCCGGTGGCGCAAGAGAGCGTCGATACCGCGACCGAGAAATCCTCATAA
- a CDS encoding DUF6394 family protein, translated as MAWRLIWTTFFLLMALTTTVSFLFHGNGYELIIAVCMNLIATMLKLGTRHAIGSMMMSASLVSDFHLIPALGAFYVAGNLEMTKAMVWGALVANAISVLFLVIEAVLQQLDNDSRM; from the coding sequence ATGGCTTGGCGATTGATCTGGACCACCTTTTTCCTGTTGATGGCGTTGACCACCACGGTGAGCTTTCTGTTTCATGGCAATGGCTATGAGTTGATCATCGCCGTGTGTATGAACCTCATCGCCACCATGCTCAAGCTGGGCACGCGTCACGCCATCGGTTCAATGATGATGTCCGCCAGTCTGGTGTCGGATTTCCATCTGATTCCGGCGCTGGGGGCGTTCTATGTGGCGGGCAATCTGGAGATGACCAAGGCGATGGTGTGGGGCGCGCTGGTGGCCAACGCCATTTCGGTGCTGTTCCTGGTGATCGAAGCGGTGCTGCAGCAGTTGGACAACGATTCGCGCATGTGA
- the lptG gene encoding LPS export ABC transporter permease LptG, protein MPILFRYLFALFFSGFTQILGVFFGLFFLLDGAEQIRKFGGREHVVWQDLTELLVLRMPAFLAQFMPAIALLATLVVVSRLSRNNELTVMRAGGVSLLRILIPFLFGGAIVAAAQAGLQDQITPRANQAAEALEARLNQTASTQQLRKGGELWLRDQGRIIHARRILFNEHAMEGVTVFEFDPDHRLVRRINAVRAQQTEQGWRLLDGIVYDLQPDGDGAQPFTSLPWEVELETRQLDRSAPRPDELSIGELWEQAERLQREGYEDTPYRMALYRKIADPFATLSAILLAFPFALRLSRMGGAARSGLAGLLAGFALFVVVDLFTALGLGERLPTLFAAWAPVASFASIGVFLLMHIEETAPR, encoded by the coding sequence ATGCCGATTCTGTTCCGCTACCTGTTCGCGCTGTTCTTCTCCGGCTTCACGCAGATTCTCGGCGTTTTCTTCGGCCTCTTCTTCCTGCTTGACGGCGCCGAGCAGATTCGCAAATTCGGCGGACGCGAGCACGTGGTGTGGCAGGATCTCACCGAGCTGCTGGTGCTGCGCATGCCGGCCTTCCTGGCGCAGTTCATGCCCGCCATCGCCCTGCTGGCCACCCTGGTGGTGGTCAGTCGCCTGAGCCGCAACAACGAATTGACCGTGATGCGCGCAGGCGGTGTCTCGCTGCTGCGGATTTTGATTCCGTTTCTATTTGGCGGGGCGATTGTGGCGGCGGCGCAGGCGGGGTTGCAGGATCAGATCACTCCGCGCGCCAATCAGGCCGCCGAGGCGTTGGAAGCGCGCCTGAACCAAACCGCCAGCACCCAGCAGCTGCGCAAGGGCGGCGAGTTGTGGCTGCGCGATCAGGGACGCATCATTCACGCTCGCCGCATCCTTTTCAATGAGCACGCCATGGAGGGGGTCACGGTGTTTGAATTTGATCCCGATCACCGCCTGGTGCGTCGCATCAACGCGGTGCGCGCACAGCAGACCGAACAGGGATGGCGGCTGTTGGACGGCATCGTCTACGACCTGCAGCCCGATGGCGATGGCGCGCAGCCATTCACCTCTCTGCCCTGGGAGGTGGAGTTGGAGACCCGGCAACTGGACCGTTCGGCGCCGCGCCCGGATGAGCTCTCCATCGGCGAGTTATGGGAGCAGGCGGAGCGTCTGCAACGGGAGGGTTATGAGGACACCCCCTACCGCATGGCGCTGTATCGCAAAATCGCCGACCCCTTCGCCACTCTCTCGGCGATTCTGTTGGCGTTTCCGTTTGCGCTGCGACTCTCGCGCATGGGCGGCGCCGCGCGTTCTGGATTGGCGGGATTGCTGGCGGGATTTGCGCTGTTTGTGGTGGTGGATCTGTTCACCGCGCTGGGGCTGGGCGAGCGTCTGCCCACCCTATTCGCCGCCTGGGCGCCGGTGGCCAGCTTCGCCAGCATCGGCGTGTTTCTCTTGATGCACATCGAAGAGACCGCCCCGCGCTAA
- the lptF gene encoding LPS export ABC transporter permease LptF, with the protein MSRCARRGVKSAANAREPERIIAEPRSRMNRLSRYLLAECTQASLIALLVLTALVLLPQVLKLVDLWVNKSVSITILGMMTLLIIPKFLVASLPMALLVGTLTALGRLAQDSELTAMKASGVGLWHMIRPLALLPLAAALISLSLNWYWVPQAHVLFTQVKSALLASNTFSIKTQTFNQSIPGLTIYVHKQSQGGRLLEGLLIHDAREPDHPVTLVARSGALHRNSDGDTAILLREGSRHQSLPEGKFRQLAFATYDLPLGVDLGASSKEGDEERKITAFSGAQLLEQTQSSDPQQAYEAIQEQHRRLAIPIATAILGLLAIPLGTQHAQRTGRSYGLVVAVLVMIAQFVLLNLGEAMAKRHVVSPLVGLWSPNLIMALFTLYVLRLAHYDRGLRFADWLSQLLSVIPQRLLRKGPPASPRAEG; encoded by the coding sequence ATGAGTAGATGCGCGAGGCGCGGCGTCAAGAGCGCCGCAAACGCGCGCGAACCTGAACGCATCATAGCCGAACCCCGGTCCAGAATGAACCGACTTTCCCGATATTTGCTCGCTGAATGCACGCAGGCGAGCTTGATCGCCCTGCTGGTGCTCACCGCGCTGGTGCTGCTGCCGCAGGTGCTCAAGCTGGTGGACCTGTGGGTCAACAAGAGCGTATCGATCACCATCCTGGGCATGATGACGCTGCTCATCATCCCCAAATTCCTGGTGGCGAGCCTGCCCATGGCGCTGCTGGTGGGCACTCTCACCGCGCTGGGACGCCTGGCGCAGGACAGCGAACTGACCGCCATGAAGGCCAGCGGCGTGGGGCTGTGGCACATGATCCGCCCCCTGGCGCTGCTGCCGCTGGCCGCGGCGCTGATCTCCCTCTCTCTGAACTGGTACTGGGTGCCACAGGCCCACGTGCTGTTTACTCAGGTTAAGAGCGCGCTGCTGGCCAGCAACACCTTTTCCATCAAAACGCAGACCTTCAATCAGTCCATTCCTGGCCTGACCATCTATGTGCACAAGCAGTCACAAGGGGGCCGCTTGCTGGAAGGACTGTTGATTCACGATGCCCGCGAGCCGGATCACCCCGTGACGCTGGTGGCGCGCAGCGGCGCGCTGCACCGCAACAGCGATGGCGATACCGCCATTCTGCTGCGTGAGGGCAGTCGTCATCAGTCGTTGCCGGAGGGGAAATTCCGCCAGCTGGCCTTCGCCACTTATGACCTGCCCCTCGGCGTGGACCTGGGCGCCTCCTCCAAAGAGGGAGACGAGGAACGGAAAATCACCGCGTTCTCTGGCGCGCAACTGCTGGAACAGACCCAAAGCAGCGACCCGCAACAAGCCTATGAGGCGATTCAAGAGCAGCACCGGCGGCTGGCCATTCCCATCGCCACGGCGATTCTGGGTCTGCTGGCGATCCCGCTGGGAACGCAGCATGCACAACGTACCGGACGTAGCTATGGATTGGTGGTGGCGGTGCTGGTAATGATCGCGCAGTTTGTGCTGCTGAACCTGGGCGAAGCCATGGCCAAGCGCCACGTGGTCTCGCCTCTGGTGGGGTTATGGTCGCCCAACTTGATCATGGCGCTGTTTACGCTGTATGTGCTACGGCTGGCGCATTATGATCGCGGCCTGCGCTTCGCCGACTGGCTGTCGCAGCTGCTGTCGGTGATTCCCCAGCGCCTGTTGCGCAAAGGACCGCCCGCCTCCCCCCGCGCCGAGGGCTGA
- a CDS encoding leucyl aminopeptidase, with translation MTELAITIQASSERASAWSAELLIIGVYEGGQAQSGLTRCGAGVAAQLESAVQSGWFKGKSGETLILPKPPRSALLCERILYLGLGKADKITAESLRAVGARIAQMGGQAKSAVALLSLERPSGMVRGECGEHLAQGALLGAYAYNDYKSKKEEIDPPLAQLTLVCAAADEALLSEAIARQTAIAGGVYLTRDLGNTPGNALRPADLMARAEQMAKLKKVKTTILDAAELKKRGYPGILAVGQGSDNAPGLIVMEYNGGGKKQPPVAVVGKAVTFDTGGISLKPGAKMEEMKFDMCGGAAVFGLIQTLSELKLPINVVGVVPVAENMPSGSAQRPGDVISYPNGVTVEVINTDAEGRLILADALNYASDMKPRAIVDFATLTGACVVALGHQCAGLMGSDDDLQSALESAGQVSGDRVWRLPMFAEYHEQIKSKVADIQNVGDRAAGTITAACFLSNFIGEEIPWAHVDIAGAAWAVPSKPHIPHGASGIGVRLMTQYLMDCVAADGKKG, from the coding sequence ATGACCGAATTGGCGATTACCATTCAAGCGAGTTCTGAGCGCGCCAGCGCCTGGAGCGCGGAGCTGTTGATTATCGGCGTGTATGAAGGCGGTCAGGCCCAGTCCGGCCTCACCCGCTGCGGCGCCGGGGTGGCGGCCCAACTCGAGAGTGCGGTGCAGTCAGGGTGGTTCAAAGGCAAATCCGGTGAGACGTTGATTCTGCCCAAACCGCCGCGCAGCGCGTTGCTGTGCGAGCGCATTCTCTATCTGGGATTGGGCAAAGCCGACAAGATCACCGCCGAATCCCTGCGCGCCGTCGGTGCGCGCATCGCCCAGATGGGCGGGCAGGCCAAATCCGCCGTGGCGCTGCTCTCTTTGGAGCGCCCCAGCGGCATGGTGCGCGGCGAGTGTGGCGAGCATCTGGCGCAAGGCGCGCTGTTGGGCGCCTACGCCTACAATGACTATAAGAGCAAAAAAGAGGAGATCGATCCGCCTCTGGCGCAGTTGACCCTGGTGTGCGCCGCCGCCGATGAGGCGCTGCTGAGTGAAGCCATTGCCCGGCAGACCGCCATTGCCGGCGGCGTCTATCTGACTCGCGACCTGGGTAATACCCCCGGCAATGCGCTGCGTCCGGCGGACCTGATGGCGCGCGCCGAGCAGATGGCCAAGCTCAAGAAGGTCAAAACCACCATTCTCGACGCCGCCGAGCTGAAAAAGCGCGGCTATCCGGGCATCCTGGCGGTGGGGCAGGGGAGCGACAATGCCCCTGGGCTGATCGTTATGGAGTACAACGGCGGCGGCAAGAAACAGCCCCCGGTGGCGGTAGTGGGCAAAGCGGTGACCTTCGATACCGGCGGCATCTCCCTCAAGCCCGGCGCCAAAATGGAGGAGATGAAGTTCGATATGTGCGGCGGCGCCGCCGTGTTCGGACTGATTCAAACCCTCTCCGAACTCAAACTGCCGATTAACGTGGTCGGGGTGGTGCCGGTGGCGGAAAACATGCCCTCCGGTTCGGCGCAGCGTCCGGGGGATGTGATCTCCTATCCCAATGGCGTCACTGTGGAGGTGATCAACACCGACGCCGAAGGGCGCTTGATTCTGGCTGACGCCCTCAACTACGCAAGCGATATGAAACCCCGCGCCATCGTCGATTTCGCCACCCTGACTGGGGCGTGCGTGGTGGCGCTGGGGCATCAGTGCGCGGGTCTGATGGGCAGTGATGACGATCTGCAAAGCGCGCTGGAGAGCGCCGGTCAGGTTTCTGGCGACCGCGTGTGGCGTCTGCCCATGTTCGCCGAGTACCACGAGCAGATCAAATCCAAGGTGGCCGACATCCAGAACGTAGGCGATCGCGCTGCGGGAACCATCACCGCCGCCTGTTTCCTCTCCAACTTTATCGGCGAGGAGATCCCCTGGGCCCATGTGGATATCGCCGGAGCCGCCTGGGCTGTGCCCAGCAAGCCGCACATCCCCCATGGCGCATCAGGCATCGGCGTGCGCCTGATGACCCAATATCTGATGGACTGCGTGGCCGCAGATGGCAAAAAGGGATAA
- a CDS encoding DNA polymerase III subunit chi, with protein sequence MAKRDNQPTRARFYQVGLISPQSALLQLIGKALQQGLPVGVAAGDPQHAQWLDDFLWKFEPDSFLPHGVAGGEFDADQPVLIGVGPADANGAELLMVMSGQVVDPPEQFAQIFDFADGRDPQSLAASRERYRFYRERGCVMEYWAQESGRWVLKNNQSPPNSGDE encoded by the coding sequence ATGGCAAAAAGGGATAATCAGCCCACGCGGGCGCGCTTCTACCAGGTGGGATTGATCTCGCCGCAGAGCGCGTTGCTGCAATTGATCGGCAAGGCCCTGCAACAGGGCCTGCCGGTCGGCGTGGCGGCGGGAGATCCGCAGCATGCGCAGTGGCTGGATGATTTTCTGTGGAAGTTCGAGCCCGACAGCTTTCTGCCTCATGGGGTGGCGGGCGGGGAGTTCGACGCCGATCAGCCGGTGCTGATCGGCGTCGGCCCCGCCGACGCCAATGGCGCCGAGTTGCTGATGGTGATGAGCGGGCAGGTGGTGGATCCGCCAGAACAATTCGCGCAGATCTTTGATTTTGCCGATGGGCGCGATCCGCAATCCCTGGCCGCCAGCCGTGAGCGCTATCGCTTCTATCGCGAGCGGGGCTGCGTTATGGAGTATTGGGCGCAGGAGTCGGGACGCTGGGTGCTTAAGAATAATCAGAGCCCGCCAAATTCAGGGGATGAATAG
- a CDS encoding acyltransferase family protein — MRYRREIDGLRAIAVAPVILFHAGVESFSGGFIGVDIFFVISGYLITSIVLDDIAANRFSVIQFYERRARRILPALFLIIFATAPFAWMWMLPNDMKDFSQSLIAVPLYVSNFLFTIETGYWGAPNEIKPLLHTWSLAVEEQFYIAFPLLILLIWRINKTWLLRVIVALGFISLATAQWGAEAHPQANFFLLPSRWWELALGAIIGIRLFHTPGTPNPHYSLVFANALSLLGIFLITASIFAFDEKTPYPSFYALAPTVGTGLIILFATPGTICGRLLGSKPFVAVGLISYSAYLWHQPLLALARHYHLMGHPPEILRLCLAFITLPLAYISWRFVEAPFRNKNVVSRRTLLASITTATILSIAFGLTGHFTNGFGSRLAANGQTVLSLQQRLSPNYGLDLLCDDRFTLSERCRTDPEPEIVLWGDSYAQHLAQGLLASDRKIRLIQMTNRACGPILDVAPILTGKKPVSWSRDCLEFNSQVEAWLKSNPTVKTVILSSAFHQYFKAGHRLLYPDGSQKPADYQTALISFRATLERLQAMGLTIRVVSPPPSTQQDQGRCLGKAALRGAPLSACDFSWEDLDPNNKKAFDFMNDLAKDWSVIRLDHIICAHNLCKTSLEDGTFIFMDYGHLSREGSSALGRKGEWRAWGASNTSDHL; from the coding sequence ATGCGATATAGACGAGAAATCGACGGGCTTCGAGCCATTGCTGTTGCGCCAGTCATTCTTTTCCATGCTGGGGTGGAGTCCTTCAGCGGTGGATTTATCGGCGTCGATATCTTCTTCGTCATCAGCGGTTATCTTATCACCTCTATCGTTCTTGATGACATTGCCGCCAATCGCTTCAGCGTGATCCAATTTTACGAGAGAAGAGCCCGCCGCATTCTGCCGGCCTTATTTCTGATTATTTTCGCAACGGCGCCATTCGCATGGATGTGGATGTTGCCCAATGACATGAAGGACTTTTCGCAAAGCTTGATTGCCGTACCGCTCTATGTCTCAAATTTTCTCTTCACCATAGAAACAGGATATTGGGGCGCCCCCAACGAGATCAAACCTCTCCTGCACACATGGAGTCTAGCGGTTGAAGAGCAGTTCTATATCGCCTTCCCGCTTCTCATTCTTTTGATATGGCGCATCAACAAAACATGGTTATTGAGAGTGATTGTCGCTTTGGGCTTCATCAGCTTGGCCACGGCGCAGTGGGGGGCGGAAGCACACCCCCAGGCAAACTTTTTCCTCTTGCCATCTCGCTGGTGGGAGTTGGCTCTTGGCGCTATAATTGGCATACGCCTTTTCCACACGCCGGGAACGCCTAACCCGCATTACTCATTGGTTTTCGCCAATGCTCTCAGCCTGTTAGGAATATTCCTGATCACCGCCTCAATTTTTGCCTTTGATGAAAAGACACCCTACCCCAGTTTTTATGCATTAGCGCCAACAGTAGGTACAGGCTTGATTATTCTATTCGCCACGCCAGGCACGATCTGCGGAAGGCTCCTTGGGTCAAAGCCGTTCGTGGCGGTGGGACTGATAAGCTACAGCGCATACCTATGGCATCAGCCCTTGTTGGCTCTGGCGCGCCATTATCACTTAATGGGACACCCTCCCGAGATCTTGAGGCTTTGCCTAGCGTTTATTACACTGCCGCTCGCATATATCAGCTGGCGATTCGTCGAAGCGCCTTTTCGGAATAAAAATGTTGTGAGTCGGCGCACGCTTTTGGCAAGCATCACAACCGCCACAATACTCAGCATCGCATTTGGCTTGACTGGACACTTCACCAACGGATTTGGTTCTCGCTTGGCGGCAAACGGACAAACAGTTCTCAGTCTGCAGCAGCGTTTAAGTCCAAACTACGGACTGGACCTTCTTTGTGATGATCGCTTCACCCTCTCAGAACGCTGTAGAACCGATCCTGAGCCAGAAATTGTCCTGTGGGGAGACTCATACGCCCAACATCTGGCGCAAGGCCTTCTGGCGTCGGATAGAAAAATCCGTCTCATTCAAATGACCAACCGTGCTTGCGGGCCAATTCTTGATGTTGCGCCAATCCTGACAGGTAAGAAGCCAGTTTCCTGGAGCCGTGACTGTCTTGAGTTTAATAGCCAGGTTGAGGCGTGGCTAAAATCAAACCCAACGGTCAAAACCGTTATTCTCTCATCAGCTTTTCATCAATACTTTAAAGCTGGGCATCGACTGCTATACCCGGACGGGTCTCAGAAGCCAGCAGATTACCAAACTGCACTGATTTCTTTCCGCGCAACACTGGAGCGCTTGCAGGCCATGGGGCTTACCATTCGCGTGGTCTCCCCCCCGCCCAGCACGCAACAGGATCAAGGAAGGTGCCTGGGTAAAGCCGCGCTGCGTGGGGCGCCATTATCCGCATGTGATTTCAGTTGGGAGGATCTCGATCCAAACAACAAAAAGGCCTTTGATTTTATGAATGATCTCGCAAAGGATTGGTCTGTCATCCGGTTAGATCACATAATCTGCGCGCATAATCTATGTAAGACGTCCCTGGAGGATGGTACGTTTATATTTATGGATTATGGGCACCTCTCCCGCGAGGGCTCCTCTGCGCTCGGCAGGAAGGGAGAGTGGCGCGCCTGGGGCGCAAGCAATACATCAGACCACCTTTAA